The stretch of DNA GACTAGGCCTCGAAATCGGTTCTGCTGCAATAAACCCCACACCGAAGAAAATGATAATTCAAAATTTGACAGAAGTTGGAAAGGAAGTTTTGCGAAAAAATGGAATTAGGGTTGTGATTTCTGTTCCAAAGGGAAAAGAGATCGCGCCAAAGACAGACAACCCAAGACTTGGAATTATAAATGGAATATCGATTCTTGGCACCACTGGAATAGTAATTCCATATTCTACAGCATCGTTTGCTGCTTCAATACGTCAAAGCCTTGATGTCACCATTGCAATGGGAGACAATACCGTAGTTCTGACAACAGGTGGAAGATCTGAGGATTTTGCGAAAAAAGAGATCAAACTGCCAGACCATTGTTTTGTTCAGATGGGTGATTTTTCCGGATATACAATTCAGCAATGTGCCAAAAAATCAATCAAAAAAGCACATGTTGCTGGATTCATAGGTAAGCTAACCAAGATCGCAATGGGTGTAAAGCAGACTCATGTAAAGGGCTCCAAAGTAGACATGGATTTTTTGGCAAAAATGGCGCAGAAATGCAATGCAGGCCAGGAAGTCATACAAGAGATAAAAAAAGCAAACACCGCAAGACATGCCCAAGAAATCATAATCAAAAACAAGATAGATGGCTTTTTTACTGCCATTTGCAAGGAGGCCCATGAGCAGATGCGTGCTCACTCTGAAAATAAAGTTGAGATTGACGTAATTCTCTTTGACTTTGATGGTTGCGCACTAGGTAGATATCCCTAGCAAGAAATTTTATCTAGCAACAAAAAACGGCAAGACATGGACAAGGTTGCAATTTTGGCAATTACAAAAAACGGCATCAAAATTGCATCTACAATCAAACAGCTTTTTCCAGGCTGGGAAATCTTGGCGCCATCAAAATTCCAAGACAGCGCCATTTCTGCGACATGGTATGAAGAGCAAACGTCAGTCAAGATGGCAGAACTTTTTAGGAAATTCGATGGACTGGTTTGTCTATTTTCCCTTGGTGCAGTAATAAGGCTGATCGCGCCATTTCTCAAGGACAAAAAAACAGACCCGGCGGTAATAGTAATTGATGACAAGGCAAGCTTTGTGATTTCCGCCTTGTCCGGCCACCTAGGGGGGGCAAACGAGCTAACAGAAGAGATTGCCAAAAAGATTGGCGCAACACCAGTAGTAACTACGGCAGCAGATGTAAACAAGACCATACCAGTAGACTTGGTTGGCCGAGAGTTTGGCTGGGAAATAGAAGACGACTCTAATGTTACCAGAATCAGCGCTCTTATGGTAAATGAGGAAAAAATCGGAATATACCAAGATGCTGGAGAGAAAAACTGGTGGAAGTCAGAGCTACCAAAAAACGTCACAATCTACCAATCAATCGAACAACTCACGCAATCAAATTCCAAGGCATATTTGATCATATCAGACAGAATAATAGACGAGGTTATTGCAAGAAATTCTGTAATATACAGACCCAAGACACTTGTTGCCGGCATCGGGTTACATGGAGACACCTCAAAAGAAAAGATCAAAGAATGTCTGAGCCTTACTCTGGCAAAACACAATCTTGGTGCAAAATGCATAGCAAGA from Candidatus Nitrosotenuis aquarius encodes:
- a CDS encoding cobalt-precorrin 5A hydrolase, with translation MDKVAILAITKNGIKIASTIKQLFPGWEILAPSKFQDSAISATWYEEQTSVKMAELFRKFDGLVCLFSLGAVIRLIAPFLKDKKTDPAVIVIDDKASFVISALSGHLGGANELTEEIAKKIGATPVVTTAADVNKTIPVDLVGREFGWEIEDDSNVTRISALMVNEEKIGIYQDAGEKNWWKSELPKNVTIYQSIEQLTQSNSKAYLIISDRIIDEVIARNSVIYRPKTLVAGIGLHGDTSKEKIKECLSLTLAKHNLGAKCIARLVSIKKPKDVQGLVDAAKDMQVPLEYFDREELAKVTIPNPSQMVEAYEGTPSVSEAAAIKSSGGRLVVEKQKFPPDLTIAIARIEK
- a CDS encoding cobalt-precorrin-5B (C(1))-methyltransferase, whose protein sequence is MSETEKPRQKLRTGFTTGTCATAAARAALISIITKKKINSIKVSLPKEKEITINVASCKFSDTTSRCSVIKDGGDDPDVTHGAEIFVDLEITDNIGQIEIDGGDGVGRVTKPGLGLEIGSAAINPTPKKMIIQNLTEVGKEVLRKNGIRVVISVPKGKEIAPKTDNPRLGIINGISILGTTGIVIPYSTASFAASIRQSLDVTIAMGDNTVVLTTGGRSEDFAKKEIKLPDHCFVQMGDFSGYTIQQCAKKSIKKAHVAGFIGKLTKIAMGVKQTHVKGSKVDMDFLAKMAQKCNAGQEVIQEIKKANTARHAQEIIIKNKIDGFFTAICKEAHEQMRAHSENKVEIDVILFDFDGCALGRYP